The DNA sequence CGCGCGCCGGCGTTCATGCGCTGGGTGGTGGCATCGGGCAGGGCCTGGCCATGGGCATCGGCGCGGCCATCGGCGCGGCTGTCACACAGTCGGGCAAGAAGACCTTCACCCTGGCCGGCGACGGCGGCTTCATCCTCAACCTGGGCGAATTGGCCACGGCGGTGCAGGAGCAGGCCGACATGGTGATCGTGCTGATGAATGATCAGGGTTATGGCGTCATCAAGAACATCCAGGATGCGCAATACGGCGGACGCCGTCATTACGTGGACCTGCATACGCCCGATTATGCCGCACTGTCTGCAGCCCTCAAGTTGCGCCACAAGCGCGTGGGCGACCTATCCCAAGTGGCTGCGGGCCTGGATGAGGCACTTTCGCAGCAGGGGCCTTTCCTGCTGGAGATCGACATGCTGGCCATCGGCAGCTTCAAGACCGCCTTTGCCGGTCCGCCGGTCAATGATAAGGAACCGGTCGCTGCCACTGCTGCCACTGTCTGAGGAGCCAGCGCATGTTGCACGTATCGATGATCGGATGCGGGGCCATCGGCCTGGGCGTCATGGAGATTTTGAAAAGCGATCCCGAGGTCGCCTTCGACCTGGTGGTGGTGCCCGAGGCGCACATGGAGCGTGCTCGCAGTGCTGTTTCCACGCTGGCGCCTGCGGCGCGGGTGGTATCGCGGCTGGGCGAGGAGCGGCCCGATCTGTTGATCGAATGCGCAGGTCACCAGGCCATCGGCGAACACATCATTCCAGCGCTGCAGCGAGGCATTGCCTGCATGGTGGTGTCCATCGGTGCCTTGTCCGAGCCTGGTCTGGTGGAGCAGCTGGAAGCCGCCGCCCGCACCGGCCACACCCAGGTGCAACTACTTTCGGGTGCCATCGGCGCCATCGATGCATTGGCCGCGGCCAAGGTCGGCGGCCTGGACTCGGTGGTCTATACCGGCCGCAAACCACCGCAGGCCTGGAAAGAGACCCCGGCCGAGAGCGTGGTTGACCTGGATGGTCTGACCCAGGCCGCCATGATTTTTGAAGGCAGCGCTCGCGAGGCTGCGCGCCTCTATCCGAAGAACGCCAATGTCGCCGCCACCCTGTCGCTGGCCGGTCTGGGCCTGGATGACACCCGCGTGCGCCTGTATGCCGACCCCGGCGTGAGCGAGAACGTCCACCACGTGGAGGCGCGCGGCGCCTTCGGCGGCTTCGAACTGACCATGCGCGGTAAGCCCCTGGCGGCCAACCCCAAGACCTCGGCGCTGACCGTCTATAGCGTCGTGCGCGCCCTGGGCAATCGTGCCCATGCGCTGTCGATCTGAGCATTGCAAGGATAGGCCCACCATGATGAACCTCAAGGAAATACTGCCCATCTGCATCGCCGGCCAATGGTGCCTGGGCAGTGGTGAACTCTACGCCACCCACTATCCCGCTACCGGTGAAGTGGTCGCTACGCTCCATGCCGCCAGCGTGGCCGATGTGGAAGAAGCCATCGCCGGCGCCGACCTGGCCTTTCGCAGCAGCGGCTGGGCGCACAAGAAAGCGCATGAACGCGCCGCCGTGCTCTATCGCGTGGCGCAACTGATCCGCGAACGCAGCGAAGCGCTGGCACAGATGCAGCGCCTGGACAATGGCAAGCCGATCAGCGAAACGCGGGCCCTGGTCGCCAGTGCCGCAGCCACCTTCCAGTTCTTCGCCGCCGCCTGCGAGACGCTGGAAGAAACGCTCACACCGATGCGCGGCGACAATCTCACCATGAGCCTGTATGAGCCCATGGGCGTGGTGGCCGCCATCACGCCCTGGAATTCGCCCATTGCCAGCGAGGCACAGAAGATGGCCCCGGCCCTGGCCGCCGGCAATGCGGTGGTGGTCAAGCCGGCAGAAGTGACGCCACTGGCGGCCCTGGAACTGGCGCGCATCTGCATCGAGGCCGGAGTGCCGGCGGGCATGATCAGCGTATTGCCGGGCAAGGGCTCGGTGATTGGCGATGCCATTACGCGGCATCCGCTGGTCAAGCGCGTCTCCTTTACCGGTGGCACCACCACCGGCAAGCACATTGCCCATATCGCCGCCGACAAGATGATGCCGGTCTCGCTGGAACTGGGCGGCAAGTCGCCCACCATGGTGTTCGAGGATGCCGATGTGGATCACGCGGTGGCCGGTGTGCTCTACGGGATCTTCAGCAGTTCCGGTGAATCCTGCATCGCCGGTTCGCGCCTGTTCGTGGCACGCACGCTCTACGATGGCTTCATGGAGCGCCTGGCTGCGGCTGCCGCCGCCTTGCGCGTGGGCGATCCGGCCGATGCGCGCACGCAGATGGGGCCGCTGATCACGGCACGCCATCGCCAAGGCATCGAGCGCTACGTCGAACTGGGCGTGGCCGAGGGGGGACGTATCCGTACCGGTGGCGTGCGTCCCCAGGGGGCGCAGTTCGAACGCGGTTACTACTACACGCCCACCATCATCGAAGGGGTGAGCAACCAGCAGCGCATCTGCCAGGAAGAAATCTTCGGCCCGGTGTTGGTGGCCATGCCGTTCGACGATGAAGACGACCTGATCGCGCAAGCCAATGACAGCGTCTACGCGTTGGCCGCCGGTATCTGGACGCGCGACTACAAGCGTGCCTGGCGCATCGGCCGGGCGGTGCAGGCGGGCAATGTCTGGATCAACACCTACAAGCAATTCTCGATCTCGACGCCCTTCGGCGGCTGGCGCGACAGTGGTCTGGGACGCGAGAAGGGGCGGCTGGGCATCCTGCAATACATGGAGCAGAAGGCCATGTACTGGGGCCTGAACCAACAGCCGCTGCCCTGGGCTGGCTGAACACGGAGGAGAGCACAACATGGACGTATTGGGAATCGACGAAATCATCTACGGCGCAGACGACTTGCCGACCTGCCGCCGCTTCTTCCTCGACTGGGGGATGGCGCTGGTGCAGGAAAGCGCCACCGAACTGGTCTTCGAATCGCAGAACGCTTGCCGCGTGATCGTGCGCGACAGCGCCGACCCCCGCTTGCCGGCGGCTATCGAAGAGGGGCCGACGCTGCGCGAAGTGGTGTGGGGCGTTGCTTCGCCAGCCGTGCTGGACAAGTTCGCCAGCCGCATCGCCGGCCTGCCGGGCTTCGTCAATGACGGCAAGCGCGTGGGGTGTCGCGATCCCAACGGGTTGGCGGTGCGCTTCCAGGTCTCGCTCAAGCGTGAGGTGACACTGGAATGCGCGCGTATGAATACCTGGAACGAGAAAAATCGCATCAACCAGCGCAGTCCTATCTATGAGCGTGCCACCCCCATCGAAGTGGGGCATGTGGTGTTCTTCGTCAAGGATGTGAAGGCTTGTGAAAAGTTCTATTGCGAGCATTTCGGCTTCGTGCCTTCGGACCGTTATCCGCAGCGCGGCGCCTTCCTGCGCTGTGCCGACGTCGGCGGCCATCACGACATTTTCCTGCTGCAACTGCCGCAGGCACGTGCCGGCCTGAACCACGTGGCCTTCACCGTGCGCGATATCCATGAAGTCTTCGGTGGCGGAATGCATATGTCGCGCCAGGGTTGGGAGACGCAACTGGGTCCGGGCCGCCATCCGATTTCCTCGGCCTACTTCTGGTACTTCAAGAATCCCGCCGGCGGCCTGATCGAATACTACGCCGACGAAGACCAGCTCGATGCCCAGTGGGAGCCGCGCGAATTCGAACCCGGCCCGACGGTATTTGCCGAATGGGCCATCGACGGCGGTATCGACGGCCATACGCGCCGTCAGAAAAATGCCCAGGGCCCCAGCGGCAAGTTCCTCACCGACCGCGCCGCGGCGGACAAATAGCAGGTCGGCAGTCATTTCAAGAAAGGAAATCCAGATGTCCTTCAAGATCGCAATCCTGGGCGCCGGCATCGGTGGCCTGACCGCCGCCATTGCCTTGCAGCGGGCCGGTCATGAGGTGGTGGTGTATGAGCAGTCCCGGCAATTCCTGCGCGTGGGCGCCGACATCAACCTCACCCCCAATGCCGTGCGTGCGCTCGATGGCCTGGGTATCGGTGAGGCCGTGCGGCGTACTGCGGCGCGGCCCACCCATCGCATCAGCCGCACCTGGAACACCGGCGAAGAAACCTCGCGCCTGGCCATGGGCGATACCGCTGAACAGAAATACGGCGCACCGCAACTGACTATCCACCGCGCCGATCTGCTGGCGGCGCTGGCCGAGGTATTCCCGCTGGAGCAGGTGCGCTTTGCCAAGCGCGCCGAGCAGATCAGCGAGCAGGGCGATGGTCTCCACCTGCACTTTGCCGATGGCAGCCGTGAGCGTGTGGATGTGCTCATTGGCGGGGATGGCATCCACTCGGCCGTGCGCACTGCGATGTTCGGTGCGGAACGTCCGCGCTTTACCGGTGTGGTCGCTTTCCGTGCCGTGGTGCCGGCCGCCAAGGTAGCGTCCCTGCCCAACCTGCAGGCCTTCACCAAGTGGTGGGGCCCCAATCCGCAAAGCCAGATCGTCACCTTCCCTTTGAATCGCGGCCAGGACATCTTCATCTTTGCCACTACCGCGCAGGAGAGTTGGCACCTGGAATCCTGGACCACTCCAGGCAATGTAGAGGAGCTGCGCGAGAGTTACGCCGGTTACCACCCCGATGCCACGGCCTTGCTGGACGCCTGCGATGAAGTGTTGAAGACCGCGCTCTACGAACGTGACCCGCTGCCGGCCTGGGCGCGCGGCAACATGGCGCTGCTGGGCGATGCCTGCCATC is a window from the Herbaspirillum rubrisubalbicans genome containing:
- a CDS encoding aspartate dehydrogenase; this translates as MLHVSMIGCGAIGLGVMEILKSDPEVAFDLVVVPEAHMERARSAVSTLAPAARVVSRLGEERPDLLIECAGHQAIGEHIIPALQRGIACMVVSIGALSEPGLVEQLEAAARTGHTQVQLLSGAIGAIDALAAAKVGGLDSVVYTGRKPPQAWKETPAESVVDLDGLTQAAMIFEGSAREAARLYPKNANVAATLSLAGLGLDDTRVRLYADPGVSENVHHVEARGAFGGFELTMRGKPLAANPKTSALTVYSVVRALGNRAHALSI
- a CDS encoding aldehyde dehydrogenase: MNLKEILPICIAGQWCLGSGELYATHYPATGEVVATLHAASVADVEEAIAGADLAFRSSGWAHKKAHERAAVLYRVAQLIRERSEALAQMQRLDNGKPISETRALVASAAATFQFFAAACETLEETLTPMRGDNLTMSLYEPMGVVAAITPWNSPIASEAQKMAPALAAGNAVVVKPAEVTPLAALELARICIEAGVPAGMISVLPGKGSVIGDAITRHPLVKRVSFTGGTTTGKHIAHIAADKMMPVSLELGGKSPTMVFEDADVDHAVAGVLYGIFSSSGESCIAGSRLFVARTLYDGFMERLAAAAAALRVGDPADARTQMGPLITARHRQGIERYVELGVAEGGRIRTGGVRPQGAQFERGYYYTPTIIEGVSNQQRICQEEIFGPVLVAMPFDDEDDLIAQANDSVYALAAGIWTRDYKRAWRIGRAVQAGNVWINTYKQFSISTPFGGWRDSGLGREKGRLGILQYMEQKAMYWGLNQQPLPWAG
- a CDS encoding VOC family protein, giving the protein MDVLGIDEIIYGADDLPTCRRFFLDWGMALVQESATELVFESQNACRVIVRDSADPRLPAAIEEGPTLREVVWGVASPAVLDKFASRIAGLPGFVNDGKRVGCRDPNGLAVRFQVSLKREVTLECARMNTWNEKNRINQRSPIYERATPIEVGHVVFFVKDVKACEKFYCEHFGFVPSDRYPQRGAFLRCADVGGHHDIFLLQLPQARAGLNHVAFTVRDIHEVFGGGMHMSRQGWETQLGPGRHPISSAYFWYFKNPAGGLIEYYADEDQLDAQWEPREFEPGPTVFAEWAIDGGIDGHTRRQKNAQGPSGKFLTDRAAADK
- a CDS encoding FAD-dependent monooxygenase, with the translated sequence MSFKIAILGAGIGGLTAAIALQRAGHEVVVYEQSRQFLRVGADINLTPNAVRALDGLGIGEAVRRTAARPTHRISRTWNTGEETSRLAMGDTAEQKYGAPQLTIHRADLLAALAEVFPLEQVRFAKRAEQISEQGDGLHLHFADGSRERVDVLIGGDGIHSAVRTAMFGAERPRFTGVVAFRAVVPAAKVASLPNLQAFTKWWGPNPQSQIVTFPLNRGQDIFIFATTAQESWHLESWTTPGNVEELRESYAGYHPDATALLDACDEVLKTALYERDPLPAWARGNMALLGDACHPMMPFMAQGAGMAIEDAVVLARCLARATALEQVAACLHTYEQLRMERASTIQIGSRGNNWLRAGGNADWVYGYDAWSTPLDASCTVQAVSA